CGTGGACGACGCGATGGCGCGCACCTGGGGCGAGGGCATCGGTGCGGAGATCATGGGACGGAACAAGTTCGGCCCGCAGCGCGGCCCGTGGGAGGACCACGCCTGGCAGGGCTGGTGGGGAGCCGAACCGCCGTTCCACACCCCGGTGTTCGTGCTCACCCACCACCCCCGGCCGGACCTGGAGATGGCGGGCGGCACCACCTTCCACTTCCTGGACGCCGCACCCCAGGAGGCGCTGCGCCGGGCCCGGCAGGCCGCGGGTGGGCTGGACGTCCGGCTCGGCGGCGGGCCCACCATGGTCCGGGAGTTCCTGGCGGCGGACCTGGTCGACCACCTGCACGTCGTGGTGGTGCCGATCCTGCTCGGGCGGGGCGAACCCCTCTGGGACGGGCTGGAGGGACTCGAACAGCGCTTCCGTATCGA
The window above is part of the Kitasatospora sp. HUAS MG31 genome. Proteins encoded here:
- a CDS encoding dihydrofolate reductase family protein; translation: MSLVRVHNFSVSLDGYGTGEGQRLEEPFGHAGHRLHEWFFATRTFRRMQGEEGGETGVDDAMARTWGEGIGAEIMGRNKFGPQRGPWEDHAWQGWWGAEPPFHTPVFVLTHHPRPDLEMAGGTTFHFLDAAPQEALRRARQAAGGLDVRLGGGPTMVREFLAADLVDHLHVVVVPILLGRGEPLWDGLEGLEQRFRIESVTSPSGVTHLTFTRP